Proteins encoded by one window of Mustela erminea isolate mMusErm1 chromosome 5, mMusErm1.Pri, whole genome shotgun sequence:
- the LOC116589966 gene encoding olfactory receptor 4F15-like: MDRMNQSVVSEFVFLGLTNSWEIQLLLFIFSFLFYLASMMGNLVIVFTVTLDAHLHSPMYFLLANLSVIDMLFSSIAAPKMICDIFKKHKAISFCGCIMQIFFSHALGGTEMVLLIAMAFDRYVAICKPLHYLNIMSPKMCLYFLVTSWVIGFIHSLVQLVFVVDLPFCGPNVLDSFYCDLPRLLRLACTNTQELEFMVTVNSGLISVVSFILLVFSYIFILFTVWKHSSGGSSKAVSTLSAHITVVVLFFGPLMFFYTSPSPTSHLDKYLAIFDAVITPFLNPVIYTFRNKEMKVAMRRLCGHLTCYRKIS; the protein is encoded by the coding sequence ATGGACAGAATGAACCAATCAGTAGTATCAGAGTTTGTGTTCCTTGGACTCACAAATTCATGGGAGATCCaacttctccttttcattttctcctttttattctaCTTGGCAAGCATGATGGGAAACCTTGTCATTGTGTTCACTGTAACCTTGGATGCTCATCTGCATTCCCCTATGTATTTCCTCCTGGCTAACCTCTCTGTCATTGATATGTTGTTTTCCTCAATTGCAGCCCCTAAAATGATTTGTGATATTTTTAAGAAGCACAAAGCCATCTCTTTTTGTGGATGTATTATGCAGATCTTCTTTAGTCATGCTCTTGGGGGCACAGAGATGGTGCTACTTATAGCCATGGCCTTTGACAGATATGTGGCCATATGTAAGCCTCTGCACTACTTGAACATCATGAGCCCAAAGATGTGTCTATACTTTTTAGTCACTTCTTGGGTCATTGGCTTCATCCATTCATTGGTTCAATTAGTTTTTGTGGTAGATTTGCCTTTTTGTGGCCCTAATGTATTGGATAGTTTTTATTGTGACCTTCCCCGACTCCTCAGGCTTGCCTGCACAAACACTCAAGAATTGGAGTTCATGGTTACTGTCAATAGTGGGCTCATTTCTGTTGTCTCATTTATCCTGCTGGTCTTTTCatatatcttcattttgtttactgtttgGAAACATTCCTCTGGTGGCTCATCCAAGGCTGTCTCCACACTGTCGGCTCATATCACTGTGGTGGTTTTGTTCTTTGGGCCACTGATGTTTTTCTACACATCGCCTTCTCCCACATCACACCTAGATAAGTATCTTGCTATTTTTGATGCAGTTATCACTCCTTTTCTGAATCCAGTCATCTACACATTCAGGAACAAAGAGATGAAAGTGGCAATGAGGAGACTGTGTGGTCATCTCACGTGTTACAGGAAGATTTCATGA